Sequence from the Fictibacillus arsenicus genome:
GATCGTAAGCGGATGGATATCAAGTTTTTTACCCATAACTTGCGGTGAAATGACATTCCCTTCAATCTGCTGTGCAATGACCATAACAACCAGCACTTTGATTACCATAGCAGGAGAGTCAACAACTGCTACGATCAGCGCAGGTACAACGCCGATTATAGGGCCTAAGAATGGAATTACGTTCGTAAACATGGCAATGATTGCAAGAATCAACGAATACTCGATCCCAATAATTAAATATCCGATATAAAGCATTGTTCCTACACATACACTGACTAAAATCTGTCCCTGGATATATGAGCTTAGCGCGATATCCATATCTTTTAAAATTTTCGTACCATTGTTGCGCTGTTTTTCAGGCAATGTTTGAAGCACCATCTGCGGCGCCTTTTCGCCTTCTTTAAGCATGTAGTAGAGGATAAATGGTACTGTTACGAAAATCATGATGATGTTGGTAATGATTCCGATGAAGTTCGCAATGTTCGTTCCAATTGTTTGAACACTATTAGATAAGTAAGCTGTAACTTTATCAGAGATTTCTTTTACATCAAATTGTTCACTTTCCTGGAATCGATTCACCCATTCATTTTGCTGCAGATCGTTCAGCTTGGAGCGGATCGCATCAATTAACGCTGGTGTGTTTTCTACCAGATTGCTGACCTGCCTTTGCAATACTGGACCGATGGAATAAAACAATAAGACAAACAATCCAATAGCAAGCAAGTAGATTAACAAAATAGATAAAACTTTCGGTACGTTACGCTTATGCAGAAATTGAACAACGGGGCGAAATAGATAGTACAGTACTCCGCCTAGTAAGAATGGGAAAAATAATGTTTGAACAAGAACGACGATCGGTCTGAAAATAAAATCAATCTTTGTTCCTACTAAAATAATTAGAAAAATGAGGAGCAATCCGTAACCGATACGAAAAAACTTCGACTGTGGCATTCAATGATCACCTTTATCTTCTGAAATATAGATTCATTATATACAAGTTGGAAGAACTTACACAAATATTTCATAACACCCGTACAAGGATAAAAGCATATGTTAAGTATTGGGCATACGCATTATACTCGGAGTTTGCATAGAAAGGATGAAACCAATGTGCGGAATAACAGGTTGGGCAGATTGGAATCGAAACCTCATCAATGAAAAAAATGTACTGTTAAAAATGGCCACAACTTTATCTAAAAGGGGTCCTGATGCATTGAATGTCTGGAGCTCAACACATGCAGGATTTGGTCACGCCCGGCTGGCTGTAGTCGATATTGAAGGCGGCGTACAGCCGATGTGCAGGAAAAAGAACAACAACAATTATACACTTTGCTATAACGGGGAACTGTACAACACGGAGGATATCCGAAAAGAGCTCTTGCAGCGCGGATACACATTTGAAGGCCACTCTGATACTGAAGTTCTCCTAGTTTCTTATATAGAGTGGGGAGAGGCCTGCATCGAAAAGTTTAATGGAATTTTCGCCTTCGGAATATGGGATGAAGAGAAAGAGAGTTTGTTCGTCGCAAGAGACCGTTTAGGCGTTAAACCTTTCTTTTATTCAGAAAAAGGCGGCCGTTTTCTTTTTGGGTCAGAATTGAAAGCTATTCTGGCTCATCCTGAAATGAAAGCAGAAATTGACAGGGAAGGGCTTCAAGAAGTATTTGGGCTCGGTCCATCCAGAACACCAGGTAACGGCGTTTATAAAGGAATAAAAGAGCTTCGTCCCGCACATGCAGCGACCTACACAAAGAATGGATTAAAGATCTGGCGTTATTGGAACGTGGAAAGCAAACCTCACGAGCATTCGCTCGAAGAAACGATTGAGAACGTTGAGACGCTTGTAAAAGATGCTGTAACCCGCCAGCTTGTTGCAGACGTACCGGTTTGTACATTTTTATCAGGCGGATTGGATTCAAGTGCGATTACGGCAATCGCATCCAAGCATTTTAAAGAAGAAAACAAAGGCGAACTTCACACATTCAGCATTGATTATGAAGACAATGACAAATACTTTAAACCGAGCGATTATCAGCCAAACTCAGATGGTTTTTGGATTAATAAAATGGTAGAGGCGACAGGATCAACTCATCACAGCTGTGTCATAGATAACGAACTATTGATCAACCATTTGCGTGAAGCTGTTACGGTACGCGACCTTCCGGGAATGGCAGATGTGGATTCTTCATTATTATGGTTCTGCCGGCAGATTAAGCCGCAGTCTACAGTAGCTCTGTCTGGAGAATGCGCAGACGAAATTTTTGGAGGGTATCCTTGGTTCCATAAAGAAGAACTCATGAACAGGGATATGTTTCCTTGGATGCGCTCAACAAAAGCAAGGCAGAATCTTCTTCAGGATTCATGGGCAGAAAAACTGAATCTAGCATCATATGTCCAGCAGAGATATGAAGAAACAGTAAAAGAAACACCGGTACTTGAAGGGGAGACGAGATTAGAAGCGAGAAGAAGAGAAATTTTTTATTTAAACATGCTATGGTTTATGACAACACTTCTTGATCGTAAAGACCGCATGAGTATGGGTGCAAGTTTAGAAGTCAGGGTGCCTTTTGCCGATCATAGAATCGTAGAGTATGCATGGAATATCCCTTGGGAAATGAAGATGCTTGCAGGAAGAGAGAAGGGGATCCTAAGAAAAGCATTAACCGGCATGCTTCCAGATGACGTTTTGTATCGGAAGAAAAGCCCATATCCTAAAACTTTTCACCCCGAGTATACAGACGGCGTAAAAGACTGGCTGCAGTGTATTGTAAATAAGAAGCACTCGCCACTTTTTGAAGTGCTGAACCGTGAGAAAGTACAGCAAATCATTGATACGGACGGGGAAACATTCAAAGATCCTTGGTTCGGACAGTTGATGACTGGTCCACAGCTAATGGCACACCTGGCTCAAATCGATAGCTGGCTGAGTGATTATAATGTAAATATCATAGATTAATAATAAAAGCGGCCAAACTCAGAAGATACCTCTCTTGAGATTGACCGCTTTTTAATATCTGTATTCCTATGAAAGACATAGTTCGCATAATGTCTACGCAGGGAAATCATAAAAAATAATCCCACGAAAAATCACTTTAATCCCACGTTAATTTAATTTTTCCCACGAAACGAATTGTAGCCAGCGCTCATTAGCATGATTTTCGACAGAGTAGCTTAATCAGCAGCATTTTAAGCAGTTGCCTCAGCATTCCTCACCATAAATTTATTCTGCCATTTTCGTTTTCTCCATCTTGATAACATGAAAAGACCGCGCAGCCATTCGTCCGCAATGAAGGCAATCCAAATACCTGCCAATCCAAGTTCAAAGACGATGCCGAGGAGATAAGCGAGCGTTACACTTACACCCCACATAGAAATAACACCCATCACCACAGGGAACTTTACATCACCAGCAGCTCTTAAGCTTGAAATAATGACCAGATTAAAGGAACGTCCAGGTTCGAGCAATAGGGTTAAGTAAAGCAAAAGCGTTCCTTCTTTAATGATCTCAGGGTTATCCGTGAAAATGGAAAGAAGCGGCTTTGCAAAAAGAGAAGCAACTCCAGCCATTAAAAAGCTGATGATCATGGCATAGGTCTGACTTTTTAAACACGTTTTATATGCTGAATCAAATGACTTCGCACCAATCATATGTCCGATTAAAATTTGTGTCCCTTGTCCGATTGCTACGGCGAATAAGAAGATAAACATCATAATATTAAACGTGTACACTTTTGTAGTAAGTGCAGAAGTCCCGAGCAGTGTAATGAAAAAAGTAATAACCATTTGGGAACCGCTGTAGGAAAGGTGTTCTCCTGCAGATGGAAGTCCGATTTTCAATACGCTTTTAATATGAAGCGGAATCAGCTTTAATGACTTTGCAAAGGGCAGTGGAATAGAAGATCGTTTGAATAATAGATACAAAATGACAACCAATCCTAAAAAACGGCTGAAAACAGTGGAGATTGCGACACCTTCAACACCAAGGACAGGGAATCCAAGCGCGCCGAAAATGAATAAGTAGTTTCCAATCACATTTAAGATATTCATCCCGATCGTTACATACATCGCATCCTTCGTAAATCCGTAACTGCGAATAGCGGCACCAATTGTCATTATGACAGATTGGATAAAAGAAAAACCGCCAACGATTAAAAGATAGCTGGTTGCCTCTTTCATAAGTTCAGGGGGAGTATTCATCCACTTTAAAAAAGTGTCACCCCAAATAAGCAATGCTCCGCTTAACAGCAAACCAAAGAGTAAGTTTCCCATTATAGATACAACCGCAACCTCTGCTGCCGTTTTATCCAGCTTCGCACCAATTGCTTGTGCGATGACAACACTCGCCCCTGTAGCAACAAAACCGAACATAACGATCACGACTGATAGTAGCTGATTTGTAAGACCAACCGCTGCTACCGAGTGATCAGAATATTGGCTTAGCATAAGGGTATCAGCGTTACCCATCAGCATGTGAAGCAAAATCTCTATAAAAATGGGCCACGTAATGGCAAAAAGGGAAAGCTTAGCGGCTTTACTTCCATTCATGTACATCCCTCTCCATCTAGGTGTTTAGAATATTTTCCTATTGTAGCAGAAAATTGAACTCGTGAAAGGAAATCCCCTTACTTTTTTAGTAAGGGGATTTTTTCATAGATTGTTGTTGTTTGGGTCGTTTTAAATAATCTTCATTGAAAGTTGATTGGAGCGCAAGTTGCGTGCCAACACCTGAGATTACTTCTCGCAAGGCATGCGACGAGGAAGCACGCTTCGGGAGAGTTAGCTTGAAGACGCAGGAGCACAAAAGCTTTCTTAATTACGTCCTTAATGCGCGAAGCGTTGAGGAGGCTCACCGCACGCCCCGCGGAAAGCGAGCATACTGGAGCGGAAATCAACCACTTCTAATAACATCCAAGTTTACGAAAACATCCTTTATTTTTTTCGATACATGCTGAACCCATAAGGCGGTATTACTTCCGATGCATCATTTCCGAATAGTAACTCATAGCCTTCAGGGATAATAAATGATTTCTCAACAGCTGCATCACCAGCGTTTAAAAGAATTAATATGCTTTCATCATAAGAAGATTTTTCATAAAGGAGCGTCTTGCCTTTTGCCGAGATGAATGACAGCTTGCCTTCATTTGCTAAAACTTTGTGTTCTTTACGAAGAGAAAGGAGCGTCTGGATATGATTAAAAAGATCCAGATCCTGCTTTTCTTCATCCCATTCCATACATTTTCTGCATCCAGGATCTATTTCCCCAGTCATGCCGATCTCGTCTCCATAATAAATACAAGGAGTACCTTTGAAAGTCAGCATAAGAAGGAAGAGAAGTTTCATTTTGTCCTTGTTTCCATCACAGAAGTTTAAAACACGTTTTGTAT
This genomic interval carries:
- a CDS encoding AI-2E family transporter, whose translation is MPQSKFFRIGYGLLLIFLIILVGTKIDFIFRPIVVLVQTLFFPFLLGGVLYYLFRPVVQFLHKRNVPKVLSILLIYLLAIGLFVLLFYSIGPVLQRQVSNLVENTPALIDAIRSKLNDLQQNEWVNRFQESEQFDVKEISDKVTAYLSNSVQTIGTNIANFIGIITNIIMIFVTVPFILYYMLKEGEKAPQMVLQTLPEKQRNNGTKILKDMDIALSSYIQGQILVSVCVGTMLYIGYLIIGIEYSLILAIIAMFTNVIPFLGPIIGVVPALIVAVVDSPAMVIKVLVVMVIAQQIEGNVISPQVMGKKLDIHPLTIISILLVAGSLGGLLGLILAVPVYAVLKVIVLHTYRLINLRREKKIEG
- the asnB gene encoding asparagine synthase (glutamine-hydrolyzing); translated protein: MCGITGWADWNRNLINEKNVLLKMATTLSKRGPDALNVWSSTHAGFGHARLAVVDIEGGVQPMCRKKNNNNYTLCYNGELYNTEDIRKELLQRGYTFEGHSDTEVLLVSYIEWGEACIEKFNGIFAFGIWDEEKESLFVARDRLGVKPFFYSEKGGRFLFGSELKAILAHPEMKAEIDREGLQEVFGLGPSRTPGNGVYKGIKELRPAHAATYTKNGLKIWRYWNVESKPHEHSLEETIENVETLVKDAVTRQLVADVPVCTFLSGGLDSSAITAIASKHFKEENKGELHTFSIDYEDNDKYFKPSDYQPNSDGFWINKMVEATGSTHHSCVIDNELLINHLREAVTVRDLPGMADVDSSLLWFCRQIKPQSTVALSGECADEIFGGYPWFHKEELMNRDMFPWMRSTKARQNLLQDSWAEKLNLASYVQQRYEETVKETPVLEGETRLEARRREIFYLNMLWFMTTLLDRKDRMSMGASLEVRVPFADHRIVEYAWNIPWEMKMLAGREKGILRKALTGMLPDDVLYRKKSPYPKTFHPEYTDGVKDWLQCIVNKKHSPLFEVLNREKVQQIIDTDGETFKDPWFGQLMTGPQLMAHLAQIDSWLSDYNVNIID
- a CDS encoding MATE family efflux transporter, which gives rise to MNGSKAAKLSLFAITWPIFIEILLHMLMGNADTLMLSQYSDHSVAAVGLTNQLLSVVIVMFGFVATGASVVIAQAIGAKLDKTAAEVAVVSIMGNLLFGLLLSGALLIWGDTFLKWMNTPPELMKEATSYLLIVGGFSFIQSVIMTIGAAIRSYGFTKDAMYVTIGMNILNVIGNYLFIFGALGFPVLGVEGVAISTVFSRFLGLVVILYLLFKRSSIPLPFAKSLKLIPLHIKSVLKIGLPSAGEHLSYSGSQMVITFFITLLGTSALTTKVYTFNIMMFIFLFAVAIGQGTQILIGHMIGAKSFDSAYKTCLKSQTYAMIISFLMAGVASLFAKPLLSIFTDNPEIIKEGTLLLYLTLLLEPGRSFNLVIISSLRAAGDVKFPVVMGVISMWGVSVTLAYLLGIVFELGLAGIWIAFIADEWLRGLFMLSRWRKRKWQNKFMVRNAEATA